Proteins encoded by one window of Lactobacillus paragasseri:
- a CDS encoding GNAT family N-acetyltransferase — protein sequence MIIRRVTMDDLGEVVNLESAAFKMTKEQTKNDMMGRIENYPDTFLVAQEDGKVIGHIFGPAFNKRYIEDELYFENHPNQKDDCYQMVLSLAVLPEYRKQGVATKLIEAMTQEARKQNRQAISLTCLPKLIKFYEKRGFHNEGKTSDDIPDPTGVTSVNMIRAL from the coding sequence ATGATTATTCGTAGAGTAACGATGGATGATTTAGGAGAAGTAGTAAATCTAGAATCTGCTGCATTTAAGATGACTAAAGAGCAAACCAAAAACGATATGATGGGAAGAATTGAAAATTATCCTGATACTTTTTTGGTAGCACAAGAAGATGGTAAAGTAATTGGTCATATTTTTGGTCCTGCTTTTAATAAACGCTATATTGAAGATGAATTATATTTTGAAAATCATCCTAATCAAAAAGATGATTGCTATCAAATGGTCTTGAGTTTAGCGGTCTTGCCTGAATACCGCAAACAAGGCGTAGCGACAAAATTAATTGAAGCAATGACGCAAGAGGCCAGAAAGCAAAATCGTCAAGCTATATCTTTAACTTGTTTACCGAAATTGATTAAATTTTATGAAAAACGTGGTTTTCATAATGAAGGAAAAACTAGTGATGATATTCCAGATCCAACTGGTGTTACTAGTGTAAATATGATAAGGGCTTTATAA
- a CDS encoding GNAT family N-acetyltransferase, translating into MDKLEIREYHEVDFDRLCQIHDQARKRELEAANLSEAFKSLKIAAYEEDLFSYNIYVGQKDKKVIGFVAFSDDELAWLYVDPSFQKQGVGSKLIEFSLNKMKRPKKELKIFIRHNELQELLTFVAFLYCR; encoded by the coding sequence GTGGATAAACTAGAGATTAGAGAATATCATGAAGTTGATTTTGATAGGTTATGTCAGATTCATGATCAAGCAAGAAAACGAGAACTAGAAGCTGCTAATTTAAGTGAGGCTTTTAAGTCCTTAAAAATTGCAGCATATGAAGAAGATCTATTTTCGTATAATATTTATGTTGGACAAAAAGATAAAAAAGTTATTGGTTTTGTAGCGTTTAGTGATGATGAACTTGCTTGGCTTTACGTAGATCCAAGTTTTCAAAAACAAGGAGTTGGGAGTAAGTTAATAGAGTTTTCATTAAATAAAATGAAACGGCCAAAAAAAGAGTTAAAGATATTTATTAGACATAATGAGCTACAAGAGTTACTAACTTTTGTAGCTTTTTTATATTGCAGATAA
- a CDS encoding LLM class flavin-dependent oxidoreductase, with the protein MNIELGISSFGETTPLEETGKAISHDQRIRDLLEEIILAEKLNIDAFAIGEHHRKDFAVSAPEIILAAAASKTKQIHLSSATTNLPTINPIRVYEQYATMDAIAPGRVEIMAGRGSFTEAFDLFGYDLKNYDELFIEKLEMLFKMNKEEILDWPKGKFTLRVDHKGIYPRTKKPIPISVATGGSIESTIRTAELGLPIVYAIIGGDPLHFKPLIKLYRRVAEKVGNDLTKMPIAAHSWGWLDQDKEKAIKDYFYPTKLLVDQISTERPQWNGMTYEQYLESVGENGAIFVGDSETVANKIIKVMEELGLTRFYLHLPIASMPHEDVMNAIRIYGEEVLPKVKAYFREKDEKERLRLKRKNNK; encoded by the coding sequence ATGAATATTGAATTAGGTATCTCATCATTTGGTGAAACTACACCATTAGAAGAAACAGGAAAAGCAATTAGTCATGACCAAAGAATCAGAGATTTATTAGAAGAAATTATTCTTGCAGAAAAATTGAATATTGATGCATTTGCAATCGGTGAACATCACCGCAAAGATTTCGCTGTTTCAGCACCGGAAATTATTTTAGCAGCAGCTGCTTCGAAAACTAAGCAAATCCATCTTTCAAGTGCTACTACAAATCTACCAACAATTAATCCAATTAGAGTTTACGAACAATACGCAACAATGGATGCAATTGCACCAGGTAGAGTTGAAATTATGGCAGGAAGAGGTTCATTCACTGAAGCTTTTGATTTATTTGGATATGATTTAAAAAATTACGATGAACTTTTTATTGAAAAACTCGAAATGCTGTTTAAAATGAACAAAGAGGAAATTCTTGATTGGCCAAAAGGAAAATTTACACTTAGAGTTGATCATAAAGGAATTTATCCGCGTACAAAAAAGCCAATTCCTATTTCTGTTGCTACTGGTGGAAGCATAGAATCGACTATTCGCACTGCAGAGTTAGGTTTGCCAATCGTTTATGCGATAATTGGCGGTGATCCTTTGCACTTTAAACCACTAATTAAGTTGTACAGAAGAGTTGCAGAAAAAGTTGGCAATGATTTAACAAAGATGCCGATTGCTGCCCATTCTTGGGGTTGGTTAGATCAAGATAAAGAAAAAGCCATTAAAGATTATTTCTATCCTACTAAATTGTTAGTTGATCAAATTAGTACGGAAAGACCGCAATGGAACGGAATGACGTATGAGCAATATCTTGAATCGGTCGGAGAAAATGGTGCAATTTTTGTTGGTGATAGCGAAACTGTTGCAAACAAGATTATCAAAGTAATGGAAGAGCTTGGTTTGACTCGATTCTATCTTCATTTACCAATTGCTTCAATGCCACATGAAGATGTTATGAACGCAATTAGAATTTACGGAGAAGAAGTACTTCCTAAAGTTAAGGCGTATTTTCGGGAAAAAGATGAAAAAGAACGTCTTAGATTGAAGCGGAAGAATAATAAGTAA
- a CDS encoding DMT family transporter codes for MTWIYLVIAGIFEVVWSTTMKLSQGFTKIGWVIATIIGMIASFAGLIIATKHLPIGIAYPVWTGIGAVGSVLVGSFLFHDQMNMMTWIFVILLIVSIIGIKITAGH; via the coding sequence ATGACTTGGATTTATTTAGTAATTGCAGGAATCTTCGAAGTTGTATGGTCAACGACGATGAAATTGAGCCAAGGATTTACTAAAATTGGTTGGGTAATTGCAACAATTATTGGGATGATAGCTAGTTTTGCAGGTTTAATTATAGCAACTAAACATTTACCAATTGGAATCGCGTATCCAGTTTGGACAGGAATTGGAGCTGTTGGATCAGTACTAGTTGGTTCATTCTTATTTCATGATCAAATGAATATGATGACATGGATTTTTGTCATTTTATTAATTGTTTCAATTATCGGAATTAAAATTACTGCTGGACATTAA
- a CDS encoding TIGR02452 family protein, with the protein MKNIYPNLKTAILNFADYLTPGGGYLNGSGAQEEVLCHESNLYSVLTNFTDFYQWNREHINYHLYQNRAIYSPNIVFTNLDGTLVNKFDVITCAAPCYNRANFDNISYRTACEVLQNRMYFVKTIAEENHVNNLILGAWGAGAFGFRGKEVAKMWHQIWAESSPVENVCFAVIEHISTNNVDIFEAEFS; encoded by the coding sequence TTGAAAAATATTTACCCTAATTTAAAAACAGCAATTTTAAATTTTGCAGATTATCTAACTCCTGGAGGTGGTTACTTAAATGGTTCAGGAGCTCAAGAAGAAGTGCTATGTCATGAATCTAATTTATATTCAGTATTAACTAATTTTACTGATTTTTATCAATGGAATCGTGAACACATTAATTATCATCTATACCAAAATCGTGCAATATATAGTCCAAATATTGTTTTTACTAATTTAGACGGTACATTAGTAAATAAATTCGACGTTATAACCTGTGCTGCACCGTGTTATAACCGTGCAAACTTTGATAATATCTCTTATAGGACAGCATGCGAAGTTTTACAAAATAGAATGTATTTTGTAAAAACAATTGCTGAAGAAAATCACGTAAATAATTTAATCCTAGGAGCTTGGGGCGCCGGTGCTTTCGGCTTTCGAGGAAAAGAAGTGGCCAAAATGTGGCATCAAATTTGGGCAGAGTCCTCTCCTGTTGAAAACGTTTGTTTTGCAGTTATTGAGCATATAAGTACCAATAATGTAGATATTTTTGAAGCTGAATTTTCATAA
- a CDS encoding NAD(P)H-dependent oxidoreductase, translating to MKITIFLFHPDLKESSVNQALIKDITTEVRNIYEPYPDENINIKAEQDALLRSDRIVFQFPMYWYSVPPLMKKWFDLVLEHGWAYGSKGHALDNKEVLVAVSTGARLADYQFGSKQNHTINEYLLPLFATFASTRMKILKLAQLPLKQSRHL from the coding sequence ATGAAAATAACAATTTTTCTATTTCACCCCGACTTAAAAGAGTCCAGTGTAAACCAAGCGCTAATTAAAGATATAACAACAGAAGTTAGGAATATTTATGAACCTTACCCAGATGAAAATATCAACATTAAAGCAGAACAAGATGCCCTATTAAGAAGTGACCGAATTGTTTTTCAGTTTCCAATGTACTGGTACAGTGTTCCCCCACTTATGAAAAAATGGTTTGATTTGGTTCTTGAACATGGCTGGGCTTATGGTAGTAAAGGACACGCACTTGATAACAAGGAAGTGCTAGTTGCGGTCAGTACGGGTGCACGTTTAGCTGATTATCAATTTGGTTCCAAGCAAAATCACACAATTAATGAATATCTATTACCTTTATTTGCTACATTTGCCTCGACTCGAATGAAAATTCTTAAACTAGCGCAACTACCGCTTAAACAAAGTCGTCATTTATAG
- a CDS encoding methylated-DNA--[protein]-cysteine S-methyltransferase has protein sequence MQKIAYYNSPVGQILLASDEQGLTGLWLRSDRFYADNLAKDHQLGKNKYLDDAIRWLDLYFEGKNPKFLPKLHLIGTDFQNQVWLALLEIPYGEVTTYKKIAEKVAGRADHLPIRAVGSAVGRNHIALIVPCHRVIGSNGNLTGYSGGIDKKIQLLQLEGIDISKFSLPANYK, from the coding sequence ATGCAAAAAATTGCTTATTATAATTCTCCCGTTGGTCAAATTTTACTAGCCAGTGATGAGCAAGGCTTAACTGGCTTGTGGCTTCGTAGTGATCGCTTTTATGCTGATAATTTAGCTAAAGATCATCAACTTGGTAAAAATAAATATTTAGATGATGCTATTAGATGGCTTGATCTCTATTTTGAAGGAAAGAATCCTAAGTTTTTACCTAAATTACATTTAATTGGAACAGATTTTCAAAATCAGGTCTGGTTAGCCTTACTAGAAATTCCTTACGGTGAAGTTACTACTTATAAAAAAATTGCAGAAAAAGTAGCTGGGCGAGCAGATCATTTACCCATTCGAGCAGTAGGGAGTGCAGTAGGTAGAAATCATATTGCTTTAATTGTACCTTGCCATCGTGTAATTGGTAGTAATGGCAATCTTACCGGTTATAGTGGGGGGATTGACAAAAAAATCCAACTTTTGCAGTTGGAAGGAATTGATATTAGTAAATTTTCGCTGCCGGCTAACTATAAATGA
- a CDS encoding MarR family transcriptional regulator: MKIYNYINKVKKLDILLSKEIAQILLRQGVPFTKSQIEVVMYLYHHQDQVVYQRDLPDILGITRPMTNGLVKHLIQKNAVKLIEDSDDSRLKRIKLMPVVIAEY, from the coding sequence ATGAAAATATATAATTACATCAATAAAGTTAAAAAATTAGATATTCTTTTGTCAAAGGAGATTGCTCAAATATTATTACGACAGGGCGTTCCTTTTACTAAATCACAAATTGAAGTAGTTATGTATTTATATCATCATCAAGATCAAGTTGTGTATCAGCGTGACTTGCCAGATATTTTGGGAATTACGCGACCAATGACTAATGGGTTAGTAAAACATCTGATTCAGAAAAATGCTGTAAAATTAATCGAAGATTCAGATGATTCAAGATTAAAGCGTATTAAATTAATGCCAGTAGTAATAGCGGAATATTGA
- a CDS encoding GNAT family N-acetyltransferase, with the protein MSLIYIRQAAKNDLEQIMPIIDEAKKFLKEEENPQWQSGYPNVETITADIKDGAAWVLIVDQKIAVYTAITDGPDPNYKQIDGKWKNDLDPYVAIHRVAISDEYRGMHLASYLMSSLTSMHYAESIRNYRVDTFRTNDVVWHIVEDAGFVKRGNIKNMDPIDSYRVAFELNL; encoded by the coding sequence ATGTCACTAATTTATATTCGTCAAGCAGCCAAAAATGACCTTGAACAAATCATGCCGATTATTGATGAGGCAAAAAAGTTTTTAAAAGAAGAGGAAAATCCGCAATGGCAAAGTGGTTATCCCAATGTTGAGACTATTACAGCCGATATTAAAGACGGGGCCGCTTGGGTCTTAATCGTTGATCAGAAAATTGCTGTTTATACTGCGATTACGGATGGACCTGATCCTAATTACAAGCAGATTGATGGTAAATGGAAGAATGATCTTGATCCTTATGTGGCCATTCATCGCGTTGCAATTTCTGATGAGTATCGCGGGATGCACCTTGCTAGCTATTTAATGAGCAGTTTGACTTCAATGCACTATGCGGAAAGCATAAGGAATTATCGCGTTGATACTTTTCGAACTAACGACGTAGTTTGGCATATTGTTGAAGACGCTGGCTTTGTAAAACGTGGCAATATTAAGAATATGGATCCAATTGATTCATACCGTGTTGCTTTTGAATTAAATTTATAG
- a CDS encoding Crp/Fnr family transcriptional regulator — MAELCVHLVPLFNALPINDQMQIEELVHHQNYQNGELVMDPTSSNNLVIVAHGGARLYTLDENGRENITQILKTGDYAGENWLFGEANTNTYVEATENSDICLLNRNDFLALMKKKPELSIQLLEQNIIKVRAMHKQIQLLSLPKVEDRLLSYLQAYAKQVNKNSFTLPLKMKDLALYLGTTPETLSRKFVLLEKQGSLKRKIRHIDLL, encoded by the coding sequence ATGGCAGAGTTATGTGTACATTTAGTTCCATTATTTAATGCATTACCAATAAATGATCAAATGCAAATAGAAGAACTAGTTCACCATCAAAATTATCAAAATGGTGAATTAGTAATGGATCCTACTTCAAGTAATAATTTAGTAATTGTTGCTCATGGTGGTGCCCGCCTTTATACTTTAGACGAAAATGGCCGTGAAAATATTACCCAGATTTTAAAGACGGGTGATTATGCGGGTGAAAACTGGTTATTTGGTGAAGCAAATACGAATACTTATGTGGAAGCTACAGAAAATAGTGATATTTGTTTACTCAACCGAAATGATTTTTTAGCTTTAATGAAAAAGAAGCCAGAATTAAGTATTCAACTCTTAGAACAAAATATTATTAAAGTACGTGCTATGCATAAGCAAATTCAATTATTAAGTTTGCCTAAGGTAGAAGATCGACTATTGAGTTATTTACAGGCTTATGCAAAACAAGTGAATAAAAATTCATTTACTTTGCCCCTAAAAATGAAAGATTTAGCCTTGTATTTAGGCACTACTCCCGAAACTTTATCGCGTAAATTTGTACTGTTAGAGAAGCAGGGGAGCTTAAAACGAAAAATACGTCATATTGATTTATTATAG
- a CDS encoding heavy-metal-associated domain-containing protein, with translation MQKVMMKLGGMTCPSCLTKIEKAVEDVDGTDQIKVLFNAGKLKFMMNTDKANVDDVKTAIEKMGYEVKGVKAKELD, from the coding sequence ATGCAAAAAGTAATGATGAAGTTAGGTGGCATGACTTGCCCATCTTGTTTAACCAAGATTGAAAAGGCAGTTGAAGATGTCGATGGTACAGATCAAATCAAGGTATTATTTAATGCCGGTAAGTTAAAGTTCATGATGAATACTGATAAGGCTAATGTTGACGATGTTAAAACAGCAATCGAAAAGATGGGCTATGAAGTCAAGGGTGTAAAGGCAAAGGAGCTAGACTAA
- a CDS encoding heavy metal translocating P-type ATPase — translation MVKIQQFFVKHQKIILALNTVLILFAETAKWLFHINAAYQVLMLIVGIIGLIPILLTAISSLKVKLVSIDVLVSLAVIGAIVIGEFNEAAIVTWLFALGDVLEELTLKKTRKAVSDLTKMAPKTALVLQDDGATEEEDIDFIDLGEKILIKTGDQVPVDGKIVAGSGYLNEANVNGESKPADKKQGDQVYAGTILEDGTLTVETTAAGDDTTFGKIIEMVEEAQDSKSHTEKLINRFSKYYTPAVLVIAIIVGLITRDFKLTITVMVLGCPGALVIGVPVSTVAGIGNGAKNGVMFKGSQVMDAARKVDEIAFDKTGTLTVGHPEVNKIEVLSGNKDEIINLAANIESQSNHPLAKAMAKLSEQKIDQIETKTVKGNGMIADLDREKYYLGNLALIEENTFANSKLTQVVNKLSNLGNSVVVLANSNQSKLAVFGIKDRLRPEAETALRQLKQLGIKKLIMLSGDNQETAQQIAADLPIDEIHGQMLPADKAQFVKKEQENGHHVAFIGDGINDSPALANADIAIAIGSGTDVAVDVSDIVLVKNDLRKIADALSISKRTVLNMNENIGIALLTVLLLFIGLFTGYVEMANGMFIHEFSILVVILNGMRLIKNHRKVDGHQFSDKEKDLALNM, via the coding sequence ATGGTAAAGATTCAACAATTTTTTGTTAAACATCAAAAGATAATTTTGGCACTTAATACTGTGCTGATTTTATTTGCGGAAACAGCTAAGTGGTTATTCCATATCAATGCTGCTTATCAAGTTTTGATGCTAATAGTAGGAATTATTGGCTTAATTCCAATTTTGTTAACAGCTATTTCATCATTAAAAGTAAAATTAGTTTCTATTGATGTCTTAGTATCGTTAGCAGTAATTGGTGCTATTGTTATTGGCGAATTTAATGAAGCGGCGATTGTTACCTGGCTTTTTGCATTAGGTGATGTTCTAGAAGAACTTACCCTTAAAAAGACTCGTAAAGCTGTGTCTGATTTAACTAAAATGGCGCCAAAAACTGCGTTGGTTTTGCAAGATGACGGAGCAACGGAAGAAGAGGACATAGATTTTATTGATCTTGGTGAAAAGATTTTGATTAAAACCGGCGATCAAGTCCCAGTTGATGGAAAAATTGTCGCAGGTTCAGGCTATTTAAATGAAGCCAATGTTAATGGTGAGTCAAAACCAGCTGATAAAAAACAAGGTGATCAAGTCTATGCCGGAACAATTCTAGAAGATGGTACCTTGACGGTAGAAACTACAGCAGCTGGAGACGATACTACCTTTGGTAAAATTATCGAAATGGTAGAAGAAGCTCAAGATTCTAAGTCTCATACTGAAAAATTAATCAATCGTTTTTCTAAATACTATACTCCAGCGGTATTAGTGATTGCGATTATCGTAGGCTTAATTACTAGAGACTTCAAATTAACGATTACAGTAATGGTTCTAGGCTGTCCCGGTGCTTTGGTTATTGGCGTTCCCGTTTCAACTGTCGCTGGTATCGGTAATGGGGCTAAGAACGGCGTGATGTTTAAAGGCTCACAAGTAATGGATGCGGCTCGTAAAGTTGATGAGATTGCCTTTGATAAAACCGGTACGTTAACAGTTGGCCATCCTGAGGTAAATAAAATTGAAGTTTTGAGTGGTAATAAGGATGAAATTATTAATCTTGCTGCCAATATTGAATCTCAAAGTAATCACCCGTTAGCCAAAGCAATGGCTAAACTAAGTGAGCAGAAGATTGATCAAATCGAGACTAAGACAGTTAAGGGCAACGGGATGATAGCTGACTTGGATCGAGAAAAATATTATTTAGGGAATTTAGCTTTAATTGAGGAAAATACCTTTGCTAATTCTAAATTAACTCAAGTGGTTAATAAATTAAGTAATTTGGGAAACTCTGTTGTAGTCTTAGCTAATAGTAATCAAAGTAAATTGGCTGTTTTCGGCATTAAAGATCGTCTTCGCCCAGAAGCAGAAACTGCATTAAGGCAATTGAAGCAACTAGGTATTAAGAAGTTGATTATGCTTTCAGGTGATAATCAAGAAACTGCTCAACAAATTGCGGCTGATTTGCCAATTGATGAAATTCATGGGCAAATGTTGCCAGCAGATAAGGCACAATTTGTTAAGAAGGAACAAGAAAATGGTCATCATGTTGCCTTTATCGGTGACGGCATCAATGATAGTCCGGCGTTAGCTAATGCCGATATTGCTATTGCGATCGGTAGCGGTACGGACGTTGCAGTCGATGTTTCAGATATTGTTTTAGTTAAAAATGATTTGCGTAAAATTGCCGATGCTTTATCAATTTCTAAACGAACGGTTTTAAATATGAATGAAAATATTGGGATTGCATTGTTAACTGTGTTGTTATTGTTTATTGGATTATTTACAGGTTATGTCGAGATGGCTAATGGCATGTTTATTCATGAATTCAGTATCTTGGTCGTAATCTTAAACGGCATGCGTTTAATTAAAAATCATCGAAAAGTTGACGGCCATCAATTTTCTGATAAAGAAAAAGATTTAGCATTAAACATGTAA
- a CDS encoding ABC transporter ATP-binding protein, with protein MTIIELKNVNYQVGKRTILNNLSFGIKNGDFLTLIGPSGAGKSTILKLIANLISPSSGTIFYHGSDIQKLDPIKYRRQVMYCFQQPVLFGKTVKDNLSFPYQIRNKEVDLARLDSLLKIVDLPAEFLNKEINSLSGGEKQRVALIRSIVFLPKVLLLDEVTAGLDGKSKEIVHRLIESVHRQGTTIVQVTHDQSEIQVAKNVLEIKSRGLVNEKSRGLVNEKCNG; from the coding sequence ATAACAATAATTGAACTGAAAAACGTTAATTATCAAGTGGGAAAACGAACTATTTTAAATAATCTATCTTTTGGGATAAAAAATGGTGACTTTTTAACTTTAATTGGTCCATCGGGAGCGGGAAAAAGTACAATTCTAAAATTAATTGCGAACTTAATCAGTCCCAGTTCGGGCACTATTTTTTATCATGGTAGCGATATTCAAAAATTAGACCCAATTAAGTATCGTCGACAAGTAATGTACTGCTTTCAGCAGCCGGTTCTTTTTGGCAAAACTGTTAAAGATAATTTATCTTTTCCCTATCAAATCAGAAATAAAGAAGTAGATTTAGCCAGGCTAGATTCATTATTAAAGATTGTAGATTTACCAGCTGAATTTTTAAATAAAGAAATAAATTCTTTGTCAGGCGGTGAAAAACAAAGAGTTGCTTTAATTCGAAGTATTGTCTTCTTACCCAAAGTGCTATTACTTGATGAAGTTACAGCGGGATTAGATGGAAAAAGTAAAGAAATAGTTCATCGTTTGATTGAATCTGTCCATCGACAAGGGACAACTATTGTACAAGTGACTCATGATCAGAGTGAAATTCAAGTAGCTAAAAATGTTTTAGAAATTAAAAGTAGGGGCTTAGTAAATGAAAAAAGTAGAGGCTTAGTAAATGAAAAATGTAACGGTTAG
- a CDS encoding FMN-binding protein: MTKIMNEDFLDVLEDKGPATIISINGNPASVVNTWSQYINVVADDTILIPAAGMHSIEQDFKKDSKHELTITIGSYNYQGIAGMGRGYHIHGSGQFINEGAYFDQMKAQFDWIRAVLVVKIHDVEQKI; encoded by the coding sequence ATGACAAAGATAATGAACGAAGATTTTTTAGACGTTTTAGAAGATAAAGGACCAGCAACGATTATTTCCATCAATGGCAATCCAGCTAGTGTGGTTAATACTTGGTCACAATATATTAATGTGGTTGCGGATGATACTATTTTGATTCCGGCTGCTGGGATGCATTCAATTGAACAGGATTTCAAGAAAGATTCTAAGCATGAATTAACGATTACGATTGGTTCTTATAATTATCAAGGAATCGCTGGTATGGGTCGCGGGTATCATATTCACGGTAGTGGTCAATTTATTAATGAAGGTGCATATTTTGATCAAATGAAAGCACAATTTGATTGGATTCGAGCAGTATTAGTGGTTAAAATTCATGATGTTGAACAGAAAATATAG
- a CDS encoding helix-turn-helix transcriptional regulator: protein MKKSERLNQELLYLTDKKIFHLKELEEKFAISERTALRDITDLEQLGLAFYSETGRSGGYYITNSKLLLPIRFNTQEINAIFFALQAIKNLSETPYSNEYQKIQTKLLKNLPQKLQNQISLQKEFVHYISQPSLNEVPFFTLLLKACLNNSVILARNFQFIKEEQKLQLLDIFYQAGNWFCHAYNLDLKRWFVLRLDKFETVKLLNTKQSVMNKEQLLDSFRQYEREHYCIPYQCQLTKIGEQKVEYNSYPIMQIDHKHGKIYLNGKYNKEELHYLVDYLISLGSEVKVLKPKELKNSYLEKLNEIIQQY from the coding sequence ATGAAAAAATCTGAACGACTTAATCAAGAACTACTATACTTAACCGATAAAAAGATCTTTCATTTAAAAGAACTAGAAGAAAAATTTGCAATTTCTGAACGAACAGCTTTGCGAGATATTACCGATCTAGAGCAGTTAGGCTTAGCTTTTTATAGTGAAACTGGGCGTAGTGGTGGTTATTACATTACTAATAGTAAGTTACTATTGCCCATCCGTTTTAATACGCAAGAGATCAACGCTATCTTTTTCGCTTTACAGGCAATAAAAAATCTTAGTGAAACGCCATACAGTAATGAATATCAAAAGATTCAGACTAAATTACTAAAGAATCTACCTCAAAAATTACAAAACCAAATTAGTCTTCAAAAAGAATTTGTTCACTATATTAGTCAGCCAAGCTTGAATGAAGTACCTTTTTTTACTTTGCTACTTAAAGCTTGTCTGAATAATAGCGTAATTTTAGCGCGAAATTTTCAGTTTATTAAAGAAGAACAAAAATTGCAGTTGCTTGATATATTCTACCAAGCAGGGAATTGGTTTTGTCATGCTTATAATTTGGATTTAAAACGTTGGTTTGTCTTGCGGCTTGATAAATTTGAAACAGTAAAGCTACTAAATACTAAACAATCGGTGATGAATAAAGAGCAATTACTTGATAGCTTCCGGCAATATGAACGGGAGCATTATTGCATCCCTTATCAATGTCAGTTAACCAAAATCGGTGAACAAAAAGTTGAGTATAATTCATACCCAATCATGCAAATTGACCATAAGCATGGAAAAATATATCTGAATGGTAAATATAACAAGGAAGAACTACATTATTTAGTCGACTATTTGATATCTCTGGGTTCTGAAGTAAAAGTATTAAAGCCAAAAGAATTAAAGAATAGCTATTTGGAAAAGTTAAATGAAATAATTCAGCAATATTAA
- a CDS encoding riboflavin biosynthesis protein RibA: MEKDQYYMNLALQEAKKGRFQTWKNPLVGAVIFKELKIKEINLLTNNPDKIDQLNDYGIKINKRIPLELASNDVDRFYLQTKKKRFHHLLELKEVE; this comes from the coding sequence ATGGAAAAAGACCAATATTATATGAATTTAGCTTTACAAGAAGCTAAAAAAGGACGCTTCCAAACTTGGAAGAATCCTTTGGTTGGTGCTGTGATTTTCAAAGAATTGAAGATCAAAGAAATCAATTTGCTAACTAATAATCCTGATAAAATTGACCAATTAAACGATTACGGTATTAAGATTAATAAACGTATTCCATTAGAACTTGCATCTAATGATGTTGATCGTTTTTACCTACAAACTAAGAAAAAGAGATTTCATCATTTATTAGAACTCAAGGAGGTTGAATAA
- the ribH gene encoding 6,7-dimethyl-8-ribityllumazine synthase: MTEYTGNFTNTHGKIAIVVAKFNKIVTKNLVRGAKETLHQFGIQDDEIDVIWVPGAFEIAFTAQKLIKSDKYAGIMTLGAVIKGETDHYAMIIQNVTNAIMQMNLQAKIPVTFGILTTENIEQALQRAGLKAGNEGSSTAQSLLEMISLNEQL, from the coding sequence ATGACTGAATATACTGGAAACTTCACTAATACTCATGGAAAAATCGCGATTGTCGTAGCTAAATTTAATAAAATTGTTACTAAAAATTTGGTTCGCGGTGCTAAAGAAACACTTCATCAATTCGGAATCCAAGACGATGAAATTGATGTCATCTGGGTACCAGGAGCATTTGAAATAGCCTTCACTGCTCAAAAACTAATTAAATCTGATAAATATGCTGGAATTATGACTCTCGGTGCAGTAATCAAGGGTGAAACTGATCATTATGCCATGATTATTCAAAACGTAACTAATGCGATTATGCAGATGAATTTACAAGCTAAAATTCCAGTCACTTTTGGTATTTTAACTACAGAAAATATTGAACAAGCTTTGCAAAGGGCGGGCTTAAAAGCAGGCAACGAAGGCTCTTCTACTGCCCAAAGTTTACTTGAAATGATCTCCCTCAATGAGCAATTGTAA